ATTGTACTTTGTGAAAAATAGAATTTTGATGAAACTCAAACTACACTGGACACACGTATTCCCAATTTTAGCATGGATCTATTATTTTACGGGAATTACAGACAATAACAGTTGGTTTAGCTTTATCGGAGCAATTTTATTAATCACAAGTGTCCTTTCTGCAGTACATCATGCCGAAATCGTCGCTCTAAAAGTTGGCGAACCTTTCGGGACAATTATCCTTGCACTTGCTATTACAATTATCGAAGTGGCTTTAATTATTTCCTTAATGATTGCGGGAGGCGATTCCGCAGTGACACTTGCCAGAGACACTGTATTCGCAGCTATTATGTTAATTTTAAACGGAATTCTCGGTGCTTGCCTTTTGGTTGGTGGCGCCAAATTTCATGAGCAATATTTCGCAAGATCATCTGCCAATACAGCTATGGTAAGCTTGGTTGCCATTTTAGTATTGACTTTGGTTCTTCCAAATTACACAACGAGCATTAATGCACCCTTGTTCAACAATGCACAATTAATATTTTTCGCGGTTGCCTCTTTAGTTATTTACGGAGCCTTTCTTATGGTACAAACCG
This genomic stretch from Chryseobacterium sp. POL2 harbors:
- a CDS encoding calcium:proton antiporter; this translates as MKLKLHWTHVFPILAWIYYFTGITDNNSWFSFIGAILLITSVLSAVHHAEIVALKVGEPFGTIILALAITIIEVALIISLMIAGGDSAVTLARDTVFAAIMLILNGILGACLLVGGAKFHEQYFARSSANTAMVSLVAILVLTLVLPNYTTSINAPLFNNAQLIFFAVASLVIYGAFLMVQTVRHRNYFLAEGEGEHDNAIPPTNTNTIVSLIYLLICLGIVVLMAKALSPKIEEIVHNIGAPKSLVGVIIAAVVLLPEGFAAIKAARRNHLQTSLNLALGSALASIGLTIPAVAIVCLIYDFPLVLGLDIKSMVLMALSLYIVMLSLNRGKTNVLYGVVLLVVLMAYIFTVIVP